Proteins found in one Mucilaginibacter gracilis genomic segment:
- a CDS encoding SDR family NAD(P)-dependent oxidoreductase, whose amino-acid sequence MASKTYIISGAGSGIGQAIAQKLAEQGNHCILLGRNKQTLQQTLSALRGNGHRMLVADIRSKESLAKAALDIDGFTIHGLIANSGVGGENYWGDADRWDDIIATNLTGTYNFVNTFLPQLRKAGDEKQIVITSSVLARLGVANYSAYCASKAGLLGLMRSWAVQFAPEKILVNAICPGWVDTEMSQDGLQGIADGIGITKAEFYDIAMQSVPLRRMSEPEEIADLVFYLTQQRSITGQTIDINCGAVMNS is encoded by the coding sequence ATGGCATCAAAAACATATATTATAAGTGGCGCAGGTAGCGGGATAGGCCAGGCTATAGCCCAAAAGCTTGCCGAGCAGGGTAACCATTGTATTTTATTGGGCCGTAATAAACAAACGCTGCAACAAACCCTATCTGCGTTAAGGGGAAACGGGCACCGCATGCTGGTTGCCGATATACGCAGTAAAGAAAGCCTGGCAAAAGCTGCCTTGGATATTGATGGCTTTACTATTCATGGTTTAATTGCCAATTCGGGCGTCGGCGGCGAAAACTACTGGGGTGATGCCGACCGCTGGGACGATATTATAGCCACAAACTTAACAGGTACCTATAATTTTGTAAATACTTTTTTACCACAACTTAGAAAAGCGGGTGATGAAAAACAGATCGTTATTACATCGTCGGTATTGGCAAGGTTGGGTGTTGCCAATTATTCGGCCTATTGTGCCTCTAAGGCAGGTTTATTGGGCCTGATGCGATCGTGGGCGGTGCAGTTTGCACCCGAAAAAATATTGGTGAATGCCATTTGCCCCGGATGGGTTGATACCGAAATGTCGCAAGATGGTTTGCAGGGCATAGCCGATGGTATTGGCATCACCAAAGCCGAGTTTTACGATATAGCCATGCAAAGCGTTCCGTTACGCCGCATGAGCGAACCCGAAGAAATTGCCGATCTGGTTTTTTACCTCACCCAACAACGTTCCATCACAGGCCAAACCATCGATATTAATTGCGGTGCGGTAATGAATAGTTAG
- a CDS encoding ATP-dependent DNA ligase, translating into MKAFAQLFLALDETNKTNQKVKVLKDYFLSVPDTDKMNMLALFTGRKPKRQINATFIRNWAMEASGIPVWLFEESYQVVGDLAETIALLLPQSDNSSNKTLTEWIAEINTLNAKTDDERKQWLLASWAMLDTQERFVFNKILTGGFRVGVSQSLVIKALADITNHDAATLTHRIMGNWMPDNYTFEQLVQDEGASDDVSRPYPFFLAYPIQETSEKQKSPDELQASLGDSNQWQAEWKWDGIRAQMIKRNGQIFIWSRGEDLATEKFPELHPFLNELPDGTVLDGEILSFQNGLPLPFNILQTRIGRKNLSKKILEESPVAVIAYDCLEYQGTDIRNKTQTERREILESLQMATAYPEIFRISALIEFGGWTALEAVRTQSRAMIAEGIMLKRKSAPYQVGRRRGDWWKWKIDPLSIDAVMIYAQKGHGRRADLYTDYTFAVWDGDKLVPFAKAYSGLTDEEIRKVDNFIKRNTLEKFGPVRTVKPQLVFEIGFEGINKSTRHKSGIALRFPRILRWRTDKPMEEADTLETLKALLG; encoded by the coding sequence ATGAAAGCATTTGCCCAACTTTTTCTCGCTTTAGACGAAACAAACAAAACCAACCAAAAGGTTAAGGTATTGAAAGACTATTTTTTATCTGTGCCGGATACCGATAAAATGAACATGCTGGCCTTGTTTACTGGCCGCAAACCCAAACGGCAAATTAACGCAACGTTTATACGCAACTGGGCCATGGAGGCATCGGGCATACCGGTTTGGTTGTTTGAAGAAAGCTACCAGGTAGTTGGCGACCTTGCGGAAACCATTGCCCTGCTGTTACCCCAAAGTGATAACAGCAGCAATAAAACATTAACCGAATGGATAGCCGAGATAAACACCCTGAATGCAAAAACCGACGACGAGCGCAAACAATGGTTGCTGGCATCGTGGGCCATGTTGGATACGCAGGAACGTTTTGTTTTTAACAAAATACTTACCGGCGGTTTTAGGGTTGGCGTATCGCAAAGTTTGGTTATTAAGGCACTTGCCGATATTACTAACCACGATGCAGCAACACTAACGCACCGTATTATGGGTAATTGGATGCCCGATAATTACACCTTTGAACAACTGGTTCAGGATGAAGGAGCATCCGACGATGTATCCCGCCCCTACCCTTTTTTCCTGGCCTATCCTATACAAGAAACATCGGAGAAGCAAAAATCGCCGGATGAGTTGCAGGCATCTTTGGGCGATAGCAACCAATGGCAGGCCGAGTGGAAATGGGATGGCATAAGGGCGCAAATGATAAAGCGCAACGGCCAAATATTTATTTGGAGCCGGGGCGAAGATTTGGCTACAGAAAAATTCCCGGAATTGCATCCGTTTTTAAATGAATTGCCTGATGGTACGGTTTTAGATGGCGAGATACTAAGTTTTCAAAACGGACTGCCTTTACCCTTCAATATTTTGCAAACGCGCATCGGGCGAAAAAACCTAAGCAAAAAGATACTGGAAGAAAGCCCGGTTGCAGTAATTGCGTATGATTGCCTGGAATACCAGGGCACCGACATCCGCAATAAAACACAAACCGAAAGGCGGGAGATATTAGAAAGCTTACAAATGGCCACCGCTTACCCGGAAATATTCAGAATATCGGCTTTAATTGAATTTGGTGGTTGGACAGCTTTGGAGGCCGTTAGAACACAGTCGCGGGCTATGATAGCCGAAGGTATTATGTTAAAACGAAAAAGCGCGCCTTACCAGGTTGGCCGCCGCCGTGGCGATTGGTGGAAATGGAAAATAGACCCCCTATCGATAGATGCGGTAATGATATACGCCCAAAAGGGCCATGGCCGCCGCGCCGATTTGTATACCGATTACACCTTCGCCGTTTGGGATGGCGATAAACTGGTGCCCTTTGCCAAAGCCTACTCCGGTTTAACCGATGAAGAGATACGCAAGGTTGATAATTTTATAAAACGCAACACACTCGAAAAATTTGGCCCCGTGCGAACCGTAAAACCGCAATTGGTTTTCGAGATAGGCTTTGAGGGTATTAATAAATCAACAAGGCATAAATCGGGCATAGCATTACGCTTCCCGCGGATATTGAGATGGCGAACTGATAAGCCAATGGAGGAGGCCGATACTTTAGAAACCTTGAAGGCTTTATTGGGTTAA